AGTTAATCGACGCACCTGTGACGATATCTCTCTccatattttttgaatcacagaAACTGTTTCTTCTGCTATTTCTTCTTGCcatctctcttttctcctcCTCGTTCGGATCATATAATTTcacaaattctaatttttttaattcaattttcgtttgaaatataaagaaaaaaaactagCATTTGATTGGATTCGCGGCAATGAGTACCGGAGATCTTCTTAGCATTCAGCCCTTGGAGCTCAAATTCCCATgtaagtttttttctttcttttctttcagaaGAACATTTTCTCTTTGGTTAGCAAGAAAATGTAGGAAAATTGAGGGAAAAAGAAATTTAGAATGCCGTGTTGGGTTTTACTGGAATTGGAACGGTGCACTTTAGATTATGCAAAATAATTATAAGGATGGGTTTAATTGTGCATACGATTACGGGGTTTAATATTTTGATTACCAGAAAATTAGAAAACTGACTTTGATTTAGCTTAGTAATGCTTAATTGTTATGTTTAGGGAGTGATTGATTCAAATGGGATGTTAATGTGATTTTTGCATTGGGAAAATTGTccaattttgttaattttatttttgtgggtttgttttCTTGTGGTGTAAAAGTTGAAGTGAAGAAACACAGTTCATGTTCCTTGCAATTGACCAACAAAACAGCTAATTATGTGGCCTTCAAGGTAATTTTTCGGTTCCCCTTAAATTTGGATATCGAATTGGTCTGAACATATGAGGTATGGACTTGTAATGCTTACTGTTTGGATATTGTGATTGAATAGGTTAAAACAACCAATCCGAAAAAATACTGTGTCCGGCCCAATGCTGGTGTTGTTTTGCCCGGAACCACATGCGATGTTACAGGTGAATTATTCAATTGATTTGAAGAGTATTTGGTTCTTTAGCTTATCTGATATCTTAATCTTTTATTTCATGGTTCAAAGTTAAACACTGAGTAATTGTTCTAGATTATAttcatttctttgctttcattgtTTTCGTTGTTAACGGTATGCTCaattattatttctcaaatttcctCGATTGTTCCtgatttaaatttgatttttgtagTCACAATGCAAGCCCAAAAAGAGGCTCCGCCAGACATGCAGTGCAAGGACAAATTTCTCCTTCAAAGTGTTGTTGCACCAGAAGGTGCAACTACGAAAGACATAACTCCTGAAATGGTTGGATGATGCTGCTAACACGTATTATGTTTCCCGTGAAGAGGTTctgttttgggttttgttttatttactttaatcTTTTTGTGAATTTGTCTATAGTTCAACAAGGAGGATGGTAAAGTTGTGGAAGAGTTCAAATTGCGGGTAATCTACTTTCCTGCCAATCCCCCATCACCTGTCCCTGAAGGATCTGACGAGGGCTCTTCTCCAAAGGCTTCAGTCGTTGATAATGGAAATCAAAACTCTTCCTTGTTTGATGCTGTAAGGGTTTCTCTTTTGCAAGCTTTCAGGGAAGTTTGAAAACTCATTGAATGTGTGGAATACTCATTATCATTTTACTTGGAAAATTAGGTATCAAGGTCTCTTGAGGAACCAAAAGAGAAGTCGTCAGAGGTCAGATGTCCTTACTATTAGATTTCACAAATACAGTTGCTTTTGAGTTACATAGGAAATTTATCTCAGGAATTGACACATTACGTTTCATTCTCTTGCATTTAATTTAATCTGCCTGAATGGGGTGCTAAAATCTTGAATTTGATGAAAGGAGTTACTTTTTAATGTTTTCATTTTCTCTACAGTAAACTTATTGTGCAACTGTAGACAGTTGAAAGAATGTATCATAGAATGTCATTGCTAAAATATATTCACCAATAGTGCCAGTTTTTGAGTCGCATCATAGtggttaagtttgttttgaaaCATGCGACATACCAAATTCATGAATATATTGAATGACAGTATACATGGAGGTTAGTAAAAGTCATTAAAGATTGTGATTTCCAAGTTTTGGTTCATTTTGTATGGCTTTGGTGGTGACGGTGGCAACATTCAACAATATTTAGAAACCAATAGGTAGTCTGAAGTATTTTCTTGACTTTCTTGTGATGGAGGCTtacttaggtttttttttagtgtaaagTTCACTTTTATTTAATTGGAACCGCTGTCATAAACTTCACTTTAATGACAGCGCATGAAACAAAAGCATTTTCGAAAATGTTAGGAGGGAGGAAATGGAAGGATTGTGGGATAGAGTTCGATTTTGGGCTTCTTTTGGGATTTCAGTTTCCCTGGAATTTCAGGATATAGCACTTCTTCCTCATTCATGCGGATTGGTGGGCAGCAATCTCTTAAACTCGCTTTAATTAGCATAGCTGTTTTGTAATAATTACTCAGGTTTATAGGACATTGTTTTCTGCTTTGGTTATGGATCTTGTATTCAATCCAGTGGACAGCATGTGCACTACTTCTTGTACTTTCAATTTATACTTAATAATAAAATCTGCGTTTCTGATAAAAAAGGATGGTGCATGTGGTTTATTATTACATGTTAATCGCTACATAAGGTTTTTGTCCACGCCTCACTACTATTCTAGTTCATTTTCTGCTTGCATGATTCTTCTATGGatcttctatttgtttttttactAACAAATCCAGAGCAGATTAAGAGTTACTTAGTCCTgttaattttcttatttttgcatACTTCTTTTTCTAGTTATTAGAAGGCCCTGTCGAGAAGTTCTGAGGACGGGGACAGAAAAGTGaactaaaattattttatttttaagaatttaaGGGGTAAAATGATATTACGAATCAAATGGACGTGTGGAGCAAACTTGTGTGCAAATTGAATTACCGACTGGTCCACCCTACATTGACCACCGGGTACAGCGAATAATCCCTTCAGATTACCTTGTTTAAGTTTCTTTGTATATCTTTTCCTCAGGCATGGTCCATGATTTCCAAGTTAACTGAAGAGAAGACTGCCGCTTTTCAACAAACTCAGAAGCTACGCCACGAACTGGTATTGTTTAATTCTTAGTTTCTTATGTACATCTAAGCCTCATGCTTTTGATTGTCCCTATGCTAACGGTTCCACTAGTATGTATCCCCGTTCTTCATCAGCTGTCAATCTTCGTAGCAAAAATCCTCGAAAAATAAACTGTCCTTATTttgaagggaactttaacgaaaagttcccggtactattcactttaacgaaaaaccacatttttacactaaaaagtcaattctggtactattcattttaccctttattttgtccttatcattaaaactcaaagttttcaagctcttttcattagttttccttattttgaaTTGTCTCGTTGTTTCTATTTATATTGTTGGGTGTTTGATGCTTCAGTTCCCCTTTGTCGGagtttattttcatgtttgtTTTCGTTTATTTCCTTTTGGCAATAAgagaaaaatttgaatttgagcAGGTTGTGTTGAGAAAAGAAATTAGCAAAAACAGCAGTGGCAGATTTTCGTTGTTGTTTGTGGTGCTGTTCGGTCTTCTGGGCATCTTGGTTGGCTACTTCATCAACAAAACATAGAGAAGCTGAACCGTCGATTAATTAGTTGGATGCTGGCATAATCCTGCGGTGCTCCGCAGTTTTCAGAAACGTTTTAGGGACTCTTAAACTGTAATGTAAAAATTTAGTATTGATTAATTTGGCACTGTTTTTGGGCAAATCTCCTTTATATATTAAAGCTGGATGTTgacgacacatcatttagtttgcaaattttgtctacaaatttagtttccctagcattaccttGAATGTATTGGTTTTCACTTTTCATGATGGGAGGAGGCATCTTTAGTGACCCAAATCTTGTCAAGTTAGCCTCAAACGTAGGGATAAATGCTCTTAATTCGTAGGCACGTATGCAAGTGCTGCTATCAGTCAATTCTTTAAAAGACCTTAATTCTAACTTCAGCAGACACAATAAGTTGTGTGTTTAGAGTGATAAATGTGATTTAGGATAACCAAAACTCTCAGTGTTtgctagaaaaattataaaaaaagttaaaaaaaaaaaatcatcatttgaaaattacaaaCCATGATGACGTCATTTCCTCACTTAGTTTCACTAACAAACCAATTTACACACTAAACAATAAGAAAAGCCAAAAATGAACCGAAACAATCGGCCAACAAATCAAACCACCTAGCTGGGCTGATTTCTGATAAAAACCCAAATACATACTACTCATGCAATACAACAAACAGAAGCATACAAAATTAGAAGCAAAGCTAGCTAGCTGGGCTGATTTTTGAACTTGGACCATGCACGATGAATGCATGGAAAACAACTTAGATGACACAACTACACCACTACGTAGTTTTTCGTGTCAATAAAATAAGGATATGTAGACAAAAGTTTATCCATGTCCTTATTTCATTGGAACGAAATCATCGTAACGGTGTACCTATGTCATGTAAGTCGTTCTCTCATGCATGGGGCTAGTTTTTCATGTTTCTAGTGGTTGTAGTTTCCAGCCCTCCTGGGCTTGAACCAATCTTTTTATCCTGAGCTTGGCGAGGACAAGGCCAAAGCTTCCGATCACTTTCGTGGTCGTGAAAGCGGTGGGGGCAACGGTGCAGACTAGCTCTGGTGATGAAAGCTCCAAACATGGTCCCAAACACAAACGCTAAACCAGGCTTCATTAGCCTACCTGCTGTTTggctcattttttttcttctcaatttAATATAGTGAAGTTTTTGTGATCGGAAGTATGTGGAAATGGAAGAGCTCGATGGGTTTTATATAGTGGGAAATTTGAGTGCTGGACAAGTCTTTGTTTGGATCTTTCTTTGATTGGTCAAATGTTTCATTGTTTGGATATCACGAATGTACGTTCCAATTGATGACTCCCATATGGCATAAGCCGATTTGCTAGCCCCTTCTTCAAGGGTCAATGACTTGAAGCAATTTATATTAATGGAATGGAAACCCCAACCAATTGACCAGTGGGCGCAGGtgaataatatatattaaagcAAATCACATTATGTACTCTCATGTTCGAGTGCAATTGCAACTTTATACCTTATGTTTAAAACATTATAATATCACatataaacttatattttagtttcaatatcatacatctgttagttaattagttaatttgaCCGTTAAATAATGATATGGTAATTGTGGATCCCACTTTTTTGTTGATGTGGCTGTCAAATTTGTTCCACGTGGACACAACCAATAATTTTTTGCGCCTAcattttttaaacaattttcacGGAAAACGAGACATTGACCTCTTTCCCAAGGTTCTGTCGAGGCCGACTCTGACCACGTCCTCTCCAAAGTTACTTCCACCTACGACCTCACCGACCAATGCCAAGGCCTACAAGCTCGACCTCGCCCAATCCCACATTAAGTCCACGCTCCTCCACCTCGAGGTAGTCGTCAAGTGCAACAACTGCATCGATGGTGTCAAGTTGACACCACTAGGTTGAAAGCAACGACATGACACCACTtaaactacgttatgacttggtATCCAAATTCGAGTTTAGtcccaacaaaaacaaacatgTTGTGATTTATGAAGTTTGATGTGCATCAACTCTAGTTGACCGCCACTGTGTTGTATGCCAGTTGACACCACTAGGTTGAAAGCATCATGAAGGCCAAGCTCGAGTTCATT
This is a stretch of genomic DNA from Malus domestica chromosome 02, GDT2T_hap1. It encodes these proteins:
- the LOC103418397 gene encoding vesicle-associated protein 1-3-like → MSTGDLLSIQPLELKFPFEVKKHSSCSLQLTNKTANYVAFKVKTTNPKKYCVRPNAGVVLPGTTCDVTVTMQAQKEAPPDMQCKDKFLLQSVVAPEGATTKDITPEMFNKEDGKVVEEFKLRVIYFPANPPSPVPEGSDEGSSPKASVVDNGNQNSSLFDAVSRSLEEPKEKSSEAWSMISKLTEEKTAAFQQTQKLRHELVVLRKEISKNSSGRFSLLFVVLFGLLGILVGYFINKT